In Brettanomyces bruxellensis chromosome 8, complete sequence, a genomic segment contains:
- a CDS encoding uncharacterized protein (BUSCO:EOG09260N53), which yields MAVFPKSFPPGKCQILYAKSKVYIHLTSSKKDNVVGYLVIVKPFADSTNTDFIVAFIPETDVSADDQQPLDYFDLYGLDGERYDFYSSNQSSQSQLSRAGEQDKDKDKPKIAKFINRPKTTSMTSFAFGMPISNLYSIQVRPKTTTLWEGSVVFHPKDVLEKVPALFFHDDESPGTKREQKLRNKQFTPFAENSKGDLYWGGDRFISCLKNYCVLEESTLEKGMYMVNPSKEDMINFIPNVLDDKDLLKRAKNGEPVSVSDSINSVGRAVGDFITNAKWKMLTGLASVTTFAKKQLNDISENQSIPNPVRKMFVQPQVQAINEDFDSANIYLAKWALAVQEEADKSRKKIVGNDYYKHLVETQLGSGTVQLTPQEVSHARRLKPISKVEWNSKFDSYGMLQITVREVLDRIFHGGVDPQVRNEAWLFLLNVYPWDTSTDERKQLKGTFYDSYIEYKNSWKGNLSKQKDDEHWKDQKARIEKDVRRTDRELEIYGGNANVSEEENEETETSSMFINEHLSALRDILFTYNELNSQLGYVQGMSDLLSPLYYVIRDEPLTFWAFARFMEFMERNFVSDLSGMKDQMLTLMELVQFMMPALYEHLDKCDSGNLFFFFRMLLVWFKRELSFDDTMRLWEVLWTNFYSSQFVLFFCLAILEKNSKIIMSTLNRFDDILRYMNDLSGTLDVDDLLIRAELLFLKFKQMVELIDRRNSGLGASNVNNKPKEKTIVSPQLRLLLSQKPILKTEADVDRGTSKAKPLAQSKGQFTEVDKTIPEVDKAIHEDNKTDNKGAPEIDDHQAEDTGNPEQKETGKSIPKNDKKPINAANEID from the coding sequence ATGGCGGTGTTTCCAAAATCATTCCCTCCGGGAAAATGTCAAATTCTGTATGCCAAATCAAAGGTGTATATCCATCTAACATCATcgaaaaaagataatgtTGTTGGCTATCTTGTGATCGTGAAGCCGTTTGCTGATTCAACAAACACAGATTTTATTGTTGCTTTTATTCCAGAGACGGATGTCAGTGCTGATGATCAACAACCGTTGGATTATTTTGACCTTTATGGATTGGATGGTGAAAGATATGATTTTTACAGCAGTAATCAAAGCAGCCAGTCACAGCTGTCTAGAGCTGGTGAACAGGATAAGGATAAGGATAAACCAAAGATTGCCAAATTTATCAACAGGCCAAAAACAACATCAATGACATCGTTTGCATTTGGAATGCCGATATCGAATCTATACAGCATTCAGGTGAGGCCTAAGACGACTACTCTTTGGGAAGGATCGGTTGTGTTTCATCCAAAAGATGTGCTAGAGAAAGTTCCAGCACTATTCTTTCATGATGACGAAAGTCCAGGGACAAAAAGAGAGCAGAAACTAAGAAATAAGCAGTTCACTCCATTTGcggaaaattcaaaaggTGATCTTTACTGGGGAGGAGATCGTTTCATCAGCTGCTTGAAGAACTATTGTGTTCTGGAAGAGTCCACTTTGGAAAAGGGCATGTACATGGTCAATCCGAGTAAAGAAGACATGATCAATTTTATCCCTAACGTTTTGGACGACAAAGATTTACTTAAAAGAGCGAAAAACGGTGAGCCTGTTTCAGTTTCCGATTCGATTAACTCAGTTGGCCGAGCTGTTGGTGACTTTATTACAAACGCCAAGTGGAAAATGCTTACTGGTCTTGCTTCAGTCACAACATTTGCCAAAAAGCAATTGAATGACATATCGGAGAATCAAAGCATTCCAAATCCAGTTCGGAAGATGTTTGTACAGCCTCAGGTTCAAGCAATAAATGAAGATTTCGACAGTGCGAATATTTATCTTGCCAAGTGGGCCTTGGCTGTTCAGGAGGAAGCTGATAAgtcaagaaaaaaaattgtgggAAATGACTATTATAAGCATTTGGTGGAAACACAGTTGGGAAGCGGAACTGTTCAGCTAACTCCTCAGGAAGTTTCTCATGCGAGGCGTCTCAAGCCAATCAGTAAAGTCGAATGGAACTCGAAGTTTGACTCATACGGGATGCTCCAAATAACTGTACGAGAGGTGCTGGATCGAATATTTCATGGAGGTGTTGATCCTCAGGTGAGAAATGAGGCCTGGCTATTTTTGCTAAATGTTTATCCATGGGATACATCTACAGATGAGAGAAAGCAGCTAAAAGGAACTTTTTACGACAGTTATATTGAGTACAAAAATAGTTGGAAGGGAAATTTATCCAAGcagaaagatgatgagcACTGGAAAGACCAAAAAGCGAGAATCGAGAAGGATGTCAGGAGGACAGACAGAGAATTGGAAATATATGGAGGAAATGCTAATGTgagtgaagaagaaaacgagGAAACGGAAACCTCTTCCATGTTCATCAACGAGCATCTTTCTGCACTCAGAGATATTTTATTCACTTATAATGAGCTCAACAGCCAATTGGGATACGTTCAGGGCATGTCCGATTTGCTTTCACCTTTATATTATGTCATTCGTGATGAGCCACTTACATTCTGGGCATTTGCTAGATTTATGGAATTTATGGAGAGAAACTTTGTTAGCGACTTGAGTGGCATGAAGGACCAGATGTTGACACTAATGGAGTTAGTGCAGTTTATGATGCCTGCCTTGTACGAGCATTTGGATAAATGCGACTCGGGAAacttgtttttcttttttcggATGCTATTGGTCTGGTTTAAAAGAGAGCTATCTTTTGATGACACCATGAGACTATGGGAAGTGCTTTGGACTAACTTCTACTCTTCCCAGtttgttttattcttttgcttGGCCATTCTTGAGAAGAATTCTAAGATAATAATGTCCACTTTGAACAGATTTGACGATATTCTTAGATATATGAATGATTTGAGTGGCACATTGGATGTGGATGACTTGCTAATACGTGCAGAGCTTTTATTTCTGAAATTCAAGCAGATGGTAGAACTGATTGATCGGCGTAATTCTGGACTTGGAGCAAGTAATGTCAATAACAAGCCAAAGGAGAAAACTATTGTGAGCCCTCAATTGCGTCTGTTGTTGTCACAGAAGCCGATTTTGAAAACCGAAGCGGATGTTGACAGAGGGACAAGTAAAGCTAAACCTTTAGCACAAAGCAAAGGACAGTTTACTGAAGTGGATAAGACTATTCCCGAGGTAGATAAGGCTATTCATGAAGATAATAAGACAGATAATAAAGGTGCTCCTGAAATTGATGATCACCAAGCTGAGGATACAGGAAATCCGGAACAGAAGGAAACAGGCAAATCAATCCctaaaaatgataaaaaacCAATTAATGCAGCAAATGAAATCGACTaa